The genome window CGTCCACATGTGAGGTTTGTCTCGCGGGAGTTTCAGTCTGGTAAGCGCTGTTTTTACGTGGGACTCTGTGACACCGGCGCCCTCAAGCTGCCCTGCTATTGTCTCCTCCAATTTCAATCCCTCTGCCTGAACTTTGCGCGATAATCTTTCCCAGTTGCGTTTCAGGATGCCGAAAATCCACATTGTAATCTCATGCCCGAGGAACTCTATATCGCCGAGCGGTTCATGCGAACCCAGAGGCACGGGATTCCCTTCGATGTCAGTTCCGCCCGATGCATCTATGACATGAATAATTGCCTTTGCCTGCCTCAGGTTGTCAAGAAAGGCATTCCCGAGCCCGCGCCCTTTATGGGCATCCGGAACAAGTCCTGCGACATCTATCATTTCAACAGGTACAAAACGCACGCCATCCCTGCAATTTCCGCAATTCAGCTTTAATTCCCTGCAAGGACAGGTGGTTCTCACATATGCCACGCCGTGGTTTGCATCGATGGTGGTGAAAGGATAATTAGCAATCTCAACATTTGCAAGAGTTGCGGCTTTGAAGAACGTGGATTTCCCAGAGTTTGGTTTTCCTGCAAGCGCTATTGAAACAGCCATGCTCTTAATACATTTCTTGTGAACTTAACTTTTATCTAACAGGGTTATCACAGTATCTCCTTGATTTTTTCTGCTGTCCTTTCAAGCTCGCTGATAATAGGGTCAAGGCATGCATCCTGCGCAGCCATCACAGAGACAAGTGCTTTTGACCCTGCGGCTGCTGTGATGAGCTTTCCTCCGTTAAAATCCACAATCACGCAGTTGGGGCTTACTTTTTCAAGCTTATTGATAACAGCTTCTGCAGCCCTTAACATGGTCGCTGACATCAGAGTTAACATCTCCTTGTCTTCGCTTGGATATTCGCCGATAAGAAAACCATCGCGGCTTGCCAGAGCAAGCATTTTCACTCCTTCCACTCCTTTTAATTCCTGAAGGATATTGCTGTATATCTTAGATTTTCCCCCTTTCATAGATAATGCCCCTGATAAGTAATATACTTCCGATATGATAATTATTTCGGTATATTTTAAGGACGTAGAGTCCTGAAAGTTTTGACTGTATAAGGCTTCCCCATCTTTTTAATGTCACAAAAATTGACAAACGTTTAAGTATCTTGTTGATATGAATATGAAACAGGGCATGCCAGCGCTAAAATGTGCATTGGAAGAAGAAAAACGACAAAATACAAACAATGAGAAAATCGAATATCGACAACAACAGACATACCAGTCACGAGCAAAAACCAATTTTAGACAGTGTATGGAAAGTGAACAACAACCACATCTTCTGGTGCAAGAAGTGCAATATCCCGTTAATGGATGAGCGGTGCGGAATTTGCAAAGAAACAGGCTTCAGAATCGAGCTTTCCCAGCCTGGAGACGTGCGATTTTCTTCTCAGCATGAACAAAACATAATCAACGACCTGATGTCAAGCTCATTTGGCACCAATCCCCTTGATGGAAAACTTATTCTTTTAAATAAAATCCCTGGCGAGGATAAGACAGATGAGATGCTCGTGGACGGGCTGCACTTCGGGATATTGAGGTTCGATATGAAAGAACTTGCCTTCAAACTCGACCTCATGGTTGAAGGAGCAAGCGCTCTCATCCAGTCAGGCATCCGCAGCAAGCTCATAAAGCTCTCCTCGCAGGGTCGCCACCTCAGCGGGAAAATCATAGAAGGAAGCGAGGTTCTTGAGTGCTCGGATGACATAAGGAAAGGAGATACAGTTCTTATAATAAGCAAAAACCTGAGGGGATTTGGCACATCATTAAAGGACAGCGAAGAGCTGAAAAACCCTGGAAAGTCGCTCAGGATAAAAAAAATCGAATCACAAAAAGCTGTCTTTCTATCCAGAGAGCCGATGCTTGATGAAATTCTCCGCGCCAATGCGCCGCACATGAAAAGGCTCGTAAAGGATGCTGTAAATACCATTCGGGGCATAGCCAACCAGAAAGAATTCAGGGATTCTCAGGTTTACGTTTCTTTCAGCGGGGGAAAGGACAGCCTTGCCACGCTTGACCTGACACGAAGCGCGGTAGAGCGTCCAATAAAAGTATTCTTTGCGAACACCGGTATCGAGTTCCCAGAAACAGTGGAGTTTGCACGAAGGTTCTGCAGGGAAAACAGTATCGAGCTTATCGAAGTGGAGGCAAAAGAAGCATTCTGGGAGAATCTCCCGAGTTTTGGTCCTCCTGCAAAGGATTTCAGGTGGTGCTGCAAGGTGTGCAAACTTGCGCCCATCAACACGGTTATGGAAGAATGCACACGCGAAGGGCGAAGGTGCTTGACCATGGATGGGAAAAGAAAATACGAGTCTTTTTCGCGTGCCCGAATCGCCCCGAAGGAAGAAAACCCCTTCATTCCAGGGCAGGTGAGCGTGTTCCCGATACGCAACTGGCGCGCCATCGAGGTGTGGCTGTATATTTATTACCGCAAACTTGAGTATAATCCACTGTACGACCTCGGTTTTGAGCGCGTTGGATGCTGGCTGTGCCCTGCCGAGCTCAGCGCAGAATATTACAGGTTTAAGGAATTACATCCAGAGCTTTTTTTGCGCTGGAACGATTATCTCCTTGGATGGGCAAGCGAGCATGGAGTTTCTGATAAATTCATAGAGCATGGCTTCTGGCGCTGGAAGACATTGCCGCCGAAAATGATTCGGCTTGCAGAGGAGCTCCAAATAAACACGAAATTAAAAGGCAAGAAAGAAGAGTTTGGTATCGTGGTAACAGGCGGAGTTTCGCCCTGCAAGACGGGCGGCTACACCATTGAAGGGAAAATTACAGACCTCATGCCCTCGGAGGCATTGAATATTGCAAATATCCTTGGCGAGAACGTGTTTTCAGAAGACCTCGGGGTATTGTTGATTAGAAAAAATAACTCAAACGTCAAGATATTCTCATCAGGGCACATCTCGGTTAATGCACCGTGCAGGGAGGAAGCTCTGTCGCTTTTCGAGAATACGGCAAAGCAGTTGATCAGGGTGGAAAAGTGCACGAAATGCGGCGTATGCCTGAAAGTATGTCCTGTGGGAGCCATAACCCTTGAGCCTCAGCTTAAAATCAGTAAAGAATGTACCCGATGCGGGAAATGTATTGAATCGTGCGTTGTTGCAAAATATTTTGACAGGCTTTTGCCGGAGTTCAGGTAGAAAATTGCAAAGCAATCAAAGGCGTAACAAAAGTCTCAATCACTGCAGCCACAAAAAGGAGAGGCAGGACTACCCGGATGTAAAACCCGATGCCTTCTATTAACTCTTTTTTGATATCGGTTTTCAATCCTGTTAAGGAGGGATACATCTTATGCCCGAGGCGAAGCCCTACACTAGCGCTTATCAATATCATGGGCACTTCTATAATGCCATGCGGCAGGAGCGCCGCAATCACAAAAAGAGTCCCCTGCTGCCTTGAAATAGTATGTGCCAGCATGCCTACGATTATCCCGTTGCCTGCTACAAAAAGGAGGGGTATGACGCCAAGCCCCACGCCGAGCACAAGTGCAAGAAAACTTTTGAAGGCATTATTCAGGAAAATCAAAAGCACAATTTCGATTGGATTAAGTGTCTTTATCCAGCCAAACGAATCCCTGAACATGTTAAGGTAATTTTTCGATAGCTCGGGGTTTTTCACCGAGACAAGCACAC of Candidatus Methanoperedens sp. contains these proteins:
- a CDS encoding redox-regulated ATPase YchF, with protein sequence MAVSIALAGKPNSGKSTFFKAATLANVEIANYPFTTIDANHGVAYVRTTCPCRELKLNCGNCRDGVRFVPVEMIDVAGLVPDAHKGRGLGNAFLDNLRQAKAIIHVIDASGGTDIEGNPVPLGSHEPLGDIEFLGHEITMWIFGILKRNWERLSRKVQAEGLKLEETIAGQLEGAGVTESHVKTALTRLKLPRDKPHMWTDEQIIELSDMLRTESKPLIIAANKIDVASQENIERLVKIGAIPVSAAAEVVLRLADKSEAIHYIPGDADFVESASLSEAQKEALSKIRALMKKNGGTGIQKCINETVFNLLGLIVVYPVEDETKFTDKLGRILPDAFLLKKGSTPKDLAFMVHTDIG
- a CDS encoding roadblock/LC7 domain-containing protein — encoded protein: MKGGKSKIYSNILQELKGVEGVKMLALASRDGFLIGEYPSEDKEMLTLMSATMLRAAEAVINKLEKVSPNCVIVDFNGGKLITAAAGSKALVSVMAAQDACLDPIISELERTAEKIKEIL
- a CDS encoding phosphoadenosine phosphosulfate reductase family protein, with the translated sequence MRKSNIDNNRHTSHEQKPILDSVWKVNNNHIFWCKKCNIPLMDERCGICKETGFRIELSQPGDVRFSSQHEQNIINDLMSSSFGTNPLDGKLILLNKIPGEDKTDEMLVDGLHFGILRFDMKELAFKLDLMVEGASALIQSGIRSKLIKLSSQGRHLSGKIIEGSEVLECSDDIRKGDTVLIISKNLRGFGTSLKDSEELKNPGKSLRIKKIESQKAVFLSREPMLDEILRANAPHMKRLVKDAVNTIRGIANQKEFRDSQVYVSFSGGKDSLATLDLTRSAVERPIKVFFANTGIEFPETVEFARRFCRENSIELIEVEAKEAFWENLPSFGPPAKDFRWCCKVCKLAPINTVMEECTREGRRCLTMDGKRKYESFSRARIAPKEENPFIPGQVSVFPIRNWRAIEVWLYIYYRKLEYNPLYDLGFERVGCWLCPAELSAEYYRFKELHPELFLRWNDYLLGWASEHGVSDKFIEHGFWRWKTLPPKMIRLAEELQINTKLKGKKEEFGIVVTGGVSPCKTGGYTIEGKITDLMPSEALNIANILGENVFSEDLGVLLIRKNNSNVKIFSSGHISVNAPCREEALSLFENTAKQLIRVEKCTKCGVCLKVCPVGAITLEPQLKISKECTRCGKCIESCVVAKYFDRLLPEFR
- a CDS encoding stage II sporulation protein M, whose translation is MQKDLEYLYSLKKYLWIVVVIFILSLIIGVLVSVKNPELSKNYLNMFRDSFGWIKTLNPIEIVLLIFLNNAFKSFLALVLGVGLGVIPLLFVAGNGIIVGMLAHTISRQQGTLFVIAALLPHGIIEVPMILISASVGLRLGHKMYPSLTGLKTDIKKELIEGIGFYIRVVLPLLFVAAVIETFVTPLIALQFST